The genomic DNA CCgagacaaaaaattgagagcGATTTTTCCGAGACCAAACCCGACCAACTCTCATGAAACGTCCTCTAGTACgcagtttatcattatttcttttgaatttttgctagaaaaatgagaaattttgaacagctcACGTATTTATTGACGGAGATATTGACCAcgcttcacagtaagtgaggctacccacaattctccatgatccgtacacacggagatcactcattgaactggagcaaatttcttctgtacacagaacagctcggtccatatatcaaaattctgggaccatagttttgataatcataattctctaatttcccacggtgaataatgagaagatcaatcccttttgcgtagaggagatagcaattttgtgattttgtcgacatagatttttgacagccatgcacaatattttcaaggaaactaagggaataagttgcatctgtgttggcaaaagaaagggtattgatttttttaaacgtttgtaacaaaggaaatttgcatgtctgacaggtggtatgatgagaccatcttagttgctgataactttaccatgacaagtatgcaatttttagcacctccaaacatcgacttctcattcaatttactcctgaattttaaagatgatcaataattttggaacatagttttaaccgataatccttaaattaaattctaagtttcaaattgttcagaaactgataaaattgaagaagcctttaccaaataatgtcaaaactccacatggccccagtggtgatgttttgaaagcctttatttggataaaatactttttgtaggtattttaatgcagtagagctattcaaaagtgtcatcagctcaaaaagaccttcaatttgatatatcacttatgccatttgagcttaatattttcattatgtcATTTCTCGTTAAGTGTCGTTCATCCGTTGCCatggataaatccaatatggccaccatcaTAATCGCGTAATTTTAGGATACATTTGTGTGTGCCATTGAATCTATCTccatgccaaatttggtacaaaaagatgttttattaacaaagttacagcaaatttactgtaaatttcagctaaaactccttcatttttgtcccattgttcccattgttattatatgtattgtctttctacagaaagagtaaaagtgaatgttttaaaaagctataaaattgtaaccgttcatccaatttcgaaaattaaaaaaatgtttagcttctctcattgaaatctaaaaaactacattaattaaaatgcagattgaacatttcaaaatttcagttggccTCCCTACTGTCATGTTTTGCACATTTATGTTTGGGAGTCCAAATACAAGTTGCTTGGGAGACTTTTGTTGGTTTCCGCAGCAGGATCTTAACTTAGATGTGTGTATCACTCAAGGGTGATGCACTTGTATCAACAATGGGaaatgttattacatttataattatcctctggccaaaactgtcatgttttcaaacatTAAGGTGCCCCGTATTGTCATTATATATAGGTGATTGTCCCCTGTCGTCCGTCATCCACTGCCCAaaactgtgatgttgtcaaacttAATAATGTCTGTCCGTGCCAATCAAATAGGTGATTATCCTACGTCGTCTGTCATCCATTATCAACTGCCCAGAATTGTCACGTTTTTCACATTTATGTTTGGGAGTCCAAGTACAAGTTGCTCGGGGGACTTTTGAGGGTTTCCGCAGAAGGGTCTTAAAAAAAGATGTGTGTATCACTCAAGGGTGATGCACTTGTATCAACTTTGGGAAAGGTAATAACATTTGTAATTATCCActggccaaaactgtcatgttttcaaccTTTATGGTGCCCCGTTCTGCAAATAAAATAGGTGATTGCCCTACGTTGTCCGTCATACATTATCCAACGTCTAAAACTGTCATGTTGTAAAAGTAAATAGTGTCCGTCCGTGCCAATCAAATAGGTGATTGTCCTACGTTGTCTGTTATACATTATTCACTGTCAAAAATTGTTGCTTTTTCCACGTTTATGTTTTGGAGTCCAAGTACAAGTTGCTTGGGGGACTTTTGAGGGTTTCCGCAGAAGGGTCTTAAAAAAAGATGTGTGTATCACTCAAGGGTGATGCACTTGTGTCAACATTGGGCTAGGTAATTACATTTGTTATTATCCActggccaaaactgtcatgttttcaagcTTTATGGTGTCCCCTGCTTGCCTATGTAATAGGTGATTGTCTTACTTTGTCTGTCATTCATTTGTGTTGTACTTTCCTGAGATGGACAGCTTTTGGTAGTTGTCGTAAAATCACATGTAAAATGGTCCTTCTGAAACAGCATATAACAAAAGTGTCAATGTTTAAACACTTGGTATGCCCCTAATATATGTTTCGAATTAAATGTGCTTGGTGACTAAACTGCATAAGGGACTGTGCTCAATTGCTCTGAGTTTTCAGTGTGGTATGTTTCTGCTAGTATCTCAATCAGCTGCAAAATTTCCTGCCTGAAATATACTAACTGAAGTCCAAGACATATTCTTAACATACTACTTTGATCCAGTGTCACTAATAAAGTCATTCTGAGTATATTCCCAGGATCATATGACACAATCAGGATAAGACTGTTCCAAGAAGTACAGAATAACATATCCTCTATGCGGGATTTCAATCCTAACTTTGACATCAAAAATCTCTGATTAAAGAAGGAAAAATATTaagatgatttttacagactaaagctgctatgaCATTGCATGCCAAGTGGGTGGATATGGTTCAGGCTCAATACCGCATTTTGCTGACTTGGTAGTTTATATCATCTGGCAGTGGTCAAACAAGAGGATAATTGTAAGGACTGGGACAGCAATATCTTGGCACCAAGATAAAGAATGAACACTTATAAGGGTTCGGTAGTAGTTGATTGGAGCAACGCGGAGCTTATGAACTAGGTTGAtcttccgtcgtcgtccgtcgtccgtcgtcgtccgtcatcaattgccttctcctctgaaatcacaggtccaattgctttgaaattttatatgcagctcacttggcGTGACCTTACTTAAATTTGTTtgaatcgtggtgaaatttgtatatttctatttttggggcattttttggtgtttttggtaaaaaagtcttcttctctgaaaccgcttgtccgattgctttgaaattagatatgcagtttacttagggtgacttcagtcagattcgttcaaatcgtggtgaaatttgcatatttgttagtttaaggcaatttttgtcatttttggtaaaagatagctttgatatttggtacatatgtccctcgGGATAatatatttcagatttgttcaaattgtgcagaaatatgcatttttgcatttttaaggcaatttttgccatttttggtgaaaaaatgtatttctctaaaagtactggtctgatagtttttaaattttgtaaacaggtttctatagatgaacttagtaatatctattgaatttttgatgaaatctgtaattttgtattttgggggcaatttttgccatttttggtcaaaaaatgtgtacttccaaaagtactcatctgatagctttgaaacttgctatacaggttcctacagataaacttaattatatttattgaaattgtgatgaaatctgcaattttgtatttttggggcaatttttgcgacttttggtcaaaaaatgtgtatttcaataacTACTCATCTCATAGCTTTGCAatgtggtatacaggttcctacagatcaccttaatgatatttattagtccccgcggacgaagtccagcggggacttatagattgggtcccgtccgtgtgtccgtccgtccgtccgtccgtccgtccgtcatcaacagtttctcagacactgccaaaccaattttgttcaaacttggcacaaaggcatagcactatgacctacagatgcacatcgatttattttgcaatacgatccaatatggccgccaggcggccattttattacaattttttcatgtacggagccataactcagacatgtttcaaccgattttattcaaagttggtacaaggacattgaccaatgtcatagatatgcatgtcaatttgttttgtgatacgatccaatatggccgccaggcggccattttattacgattttttcatgtacagagccataactcaggcatgtttcaaccgatttttttcaaagttggtacaaggacaatgaccaatgtcatacatatgcacattgatttgttttgtgatacgatccaatatggctgccaggcagccattttgtttcgactttcatgtacagtgccataatcaggcatatctcaaccgattttattcaaacttggtacaaggacattgacctatgtcatatatatgcatgtcgatttgttttgtgatacgatccaatatggccaccaggcggccattttattacgattttttcatgtacagcgccataactcagacatgtttcaacagattttattcaaagttggtacaaggacattgaccaatgtcatatatatgcgtgtggatttgttttgtgatgtgatccaatatggccgccaggtggccattttgttatgatttttttgtgtacaaagccataattcaggcatatctcaactgattttattcaaagttggtacaaggacattgacctatgttatacttatgcacattgaattgttttgtgatacgatccaatatggccgccttgtggccattttttttacgaCTTTCCATGACCTGAACAataataactcagacatgtatcaagcaaatttattcaaagttagtacaaggacattgacttatagtatacataggtacattgatttgtttctcgatatggtctgatatggccacatggtagcaatttgtTATGGtatttttcatgtcgagagccataactctagcaagtctcaactgattttattagtttgtacctggacattgacttatgtaatacatatacgtgttgattttttaaacagtaagatcaaatattgctgCGTGACGGcaaatttgttacgattttctcatgtactgagccataactcagacataccggtatttccaccagtatcattcaaagttggtacaaggacattgacctatttcatacatgctcgtcagttgtttcacatcatgtagcagtatcatgtcaattattgaagtttcataattaggttgatatgtcagaaatactgcatcaaatttcatgaaactttgtacagatgttaagctcacattgctttaacagtgaaaaagacatttatcagtgtcattttaattaatttgtaattgcatatgtaatgaactttcctaattagagtgatatatccacaaatacaacgtcaaatttgatgaaacttgatacagatgttgatctcatagtgttgtaaatactacattaaactttatgaaatatggtaccggttatctattagtgttaggatagaatgaaaaaatgttttgcaacatcctgtcaactaattcccagttgactcatttaatgacctttaggatagtggcctacattggttttatgtttttcatcaccatggaactcattcttggccattgagtgccatctgtatcaaagtatttttatcacagaacctgtaatcaaagtacccattagcaagcggggactgggtcatcaatgatgacttgttgaaattatgatgaaatcttcaattttgtcatttttgggcGATTTTTGCCATTGTTAGTCAAAAAgtgtttttctcaaaaagtactggtctgatagctttgaaatttggtatacgggtttctacagatgagctaagtaatatatatagaatttctgatgaaatctgtaattttgtatttttggggcaatttttgccatttttggtcaaaaaatgtgtatttccaaaactgctcatctgatagctttgaaattcggtatatagatttctattgatgaactaaataatatttatttacattatgatgaaaactgcaattttattttttgggtcaattttttccatttttggttaaaaaatgtgtttagaAAGTACTGGTCTATtataatagctttgaaatttggtatacaggtttctacagatgaattaaatttgatcttttgaaattatgatgaaatctgcaaattttatttttttgggcaattgttgccatttttggtcagaaaattttattctccaaaaaaatactcatcagatagctttggttgacatgttcttagggatgatccgatgtgatatattcaaagtatgataaaatctttgattgtgtatttttgcagctgttttagccacttttttctggccactgcattgagctatcacagatttccaccttcttcatcaacatgtgtcaaaattctctacataaacacagcggagctatatcagcCGCTTGTTTATCTTttggccattttggtcaaaaaacgttTCTCAAATACTGCTTGTCTATGAGCTTTTCTAATATTGCTAGGCTATAAGAATGATTTCTTTTTGCAGaggaattttcatcattttgtagGAATGCAATGTCACATGTAGTTCTGTAAAATGAGAGCACAGTgttattgacactatttttgacATGTGCATGGTGTTAGCCTGTGTTTTCCACTGAAATATTCATCAAGTTTGTCAATTTACTTGTAGATTAAACTGATATGGACTTTGCTATAGCTGCTATAAGCATGATGTAGAGTAGTAGTTCATGTCTATTGAGTGTTAGAGTctgaaatatgtgaaaatattcATTAATTAATAGAGAACtaataatttcaaataatcTCTTTGATTTGATGGTTTCTTGAGAGACATATGAAGGAATTTGATaacaaattgtaattttcttttcttctcctATTTCCTTCTGATCGGATGATTTGCATGGTAATGCTCAGAATAAGCAGAGAAGAAAATTGCAGCATCTCTTATGAACATGCCGCAGCTGAGGGACCACCAGTGACATCTCTGCTGGACCGCAGCTTTACTTTCATGtaagtacacagattacaataaactgttaaccctttcacctgcATGGATTAGCCGAAATGGAATTATTGTCAGTGGTGAGGATGGATCTCGTTACAAATATATGGGCATAAATCTTTCACCCCTTTTAAGAACTAAGTAGTgttgcaaattttaccattgaGAAACATTAGAGTTAAAGCAATAGTGAtgatattgtttctgtttgaGGCCCTGCTCTGTCCAAAGCAGAATCTCTTAACTGTACTAGGCAAAGTTGAAAAGGCACCATTTGAGTATACTGGGCCCTATCTTCATTAGGAAAACAATAGCTTTTCCTAGGGCCTCACCACCTAAGtgttagctctgctgtcagtgtTGCtcagcttatcaaataggctgactTTCCATTATCGTTTGTCCCTCTGTCGACAGTCAGCAATTGCTTTGTTCTGTGAAAGTAGAAgtcccattgctttgaaatttgatatgcagttcactttgggtgacctaCTCAAGTTTCTATAAATCGAATTGTAAATCAGTGTAATTTAGATCacgcttcggggacagatactctgactttcaaactttctcaattgttttctgatctatcatttttgggggctcatttttagctccgctgtcagcaatgtggagcttatcaaatagttGATTTTCCTTCGTTGTCCGTCAACacttgccttctcctctgaaaccgcaagtccgattgctttgaaatgttatatgcagttcacttgggatgacctcacgtaagtttgttcaaattgtggtgaaatttgatatttgggaattttgtgctgtttttggtaaaaaatcgtCTCCTCTGAAAGCGCTTGTCCAATAGCTTTGAAATAGATtcgcagtttgcttagggtgactgcagttagatttattcaaatcatggtgaaatttgcatatttgtatttttcaggcaatttttaccatttttggtcaaaaaatgtgtttctcaaaggTATGTATGAtctctttgatatttggtataaataGTCATTGGGGTGAGaacaatgtgatatattttgacactgcatgaaaacccaataattcagataaattcacattaatgagttgcctgtattatagtataatacacgtgaattcacatgaatccacgtgaatacaggcttgctgaatacaaaaaatggattcttgactgtattcatctgtatatgcactcttcagctaaaatacaggcaataatccatgttaataccgtaagtattatagggttttcatgcagtgtgaaattatgatgaaattcataGGGATTTTGTTTTGGAGCTAATGTTTGCagtttttggtccaaaaatgtgtttttcaaaggTACAAGTCTGAtatgtctgatatttggtaatgggttcatagggatgagaaaaagtgatatattttgaaattatgatgaaattcataGGGATGAGAAAaagtgatatattttgaaatgatgttgaaatttacaattttgtgtttttggggctatatttgccatttttggtcaaaaaatgtctttcacaaaAAGTGCTAAGTCTGTTAGCTgtaatatttggtacacaggttcctagggattgtCTCATTCATGAAGcattaaaataatgatgaaatctgcaattttttttatcttttgggccattttggccatttttgttcaaaaaatgtttctcaaaaactgcttgtctaTGAGCTTTGCTAAAATTGCTAGGCTATAAGAATGATTTCTTTTTGCAGaggaattttcatcattttgtagGAATGCAATGTCACATGTAGtgctgtaaaatgggagcacagtgttattgacactatttttgacCATGTGCATGGCGTTAGCCCTTGTTTTCAACTGAAATATTCATCAAGTTTGGTTTACTTGTAGATTAAGCTGATATGGACTTCCCCTCTAAACTTTGCTATAGCTGCTATTAGCATGAAATGGACTAGTTGATGTCTATTGAGTGTTAGAGTctgaaatatgtgaaaatattcATACATTAATAGGGACcttataatttcaaataatcTCTTTGATTAGATGGTTTCTTGAGAGACATATGAGGGAATTTGATaacaaattgtaattttcttttcttctcctATTTCTTTCTGATCGGATGATTTGCATGGTAATGCTCAGAATAGACAGAGAAGGAAATTGCAGCATCTCCTATGAACATGCCGCAGCTGAGGGACCACCACTGACACCTCTGCTGGATCGCAGCTTTACTTTTGTGtgagtacacagattacaataaatcattaaccctttcgcctgcatggtttagcccaaatgGAATTATTGTCAATGGTGAGGATGGATCTGGTTAGAAAAATATTGGCATAATTCTTTCACCCCTTTTTAGCCCTGCTGTCagagacgcggagcttatccgaTAGGCTGATTGTCTGTgttcgtccgtccgtctgtccgtccgtcaacaatggtcttgttctctgaaaccgcaagtcagatttctttgaaatttggtgtggaGGTTTATAGGAGTGACCTCACTCAAGTTTGTTcgaattgtggtgaaatttgtataattgtatttttggggcaatttttcctgtttttggtaaagaatcttcttctctgaaacttcaagtcagattaatttgaaacttggtatagaggttcctagaggtaacctcagtcaagtttgttcaaattgtggtgaaatttgcataattgtattttgggggcaattttcctgtttttggtaaaaaaatcatcttctctaaAAGCACATGTCGGattgatttaaaacttggtatTGAGGTTCCTAGGGGTGATCTCCATCAGAtttgttagctccgctgtcagcgacgcggagcttatcaaataggttgattttcctccgtcgtcgtccgtcaacaattgccttctcctctgaaaccgcaactccaattgctttgaaattttatatgcagttcacttggggtgacctaacttaagtttgttcaaatcatggtgaaatttgcatatttgttttttgggggcatttttggtgttttcggtaaaaaatcttctactctgaaaccacttgttggattgctttgaaatttgacatgcagtttacttagggtgacttcagtcagatttgttcaaatcgtggtgaaatttgcatatttgtatttttaaggcaatttttgtcatttttggtaaaaatatctttaaaaatcttcttcttcaaaactaccagtcagatagctttgatatttggtacatatgtccctagggatgatcgatttcagatttgttcaatttgtgcaaaaatatgcaaatttgcattttaaaggcaatttttgccatttttagtcaaaaaatgtatttctcaaaaagtactgatctgatagctttgaaatttggtatacaggtttctacagatgaagtaaatgatatttattgaaattatgatgaaatctgcaattttgtatttttggggccatttttggtcaaaaaatgtgtatatccaaaactactcatcttatgcctttgatatttggtacacaggttcctacagatcacctaaatgatatttattgaaattttgataaaatctgcaattttgtaattttggggcaatttttgctgtttttggtcaaaaaatgtgtttctcaaaaagtactggtctgatagctttgaaatttggtatactggttcttacagatgagctaagtaatatgtatttaatttctcatgaaatctgtagttttgtaattttgggcaatttttgccatttttggtcaaaatgtgtatttcaaaataactcatctgatagctttgaaatttggtatacaggtttctctagatgaactaaatgatatttattgaaattatgatgaaatctggaattttgaattttttggggaattttttcaatttttggtcaaaaaatgtgtttcccaaaaagtactggtctaacagctttgaaatttggtatacttgtttctatagatgaactaaatttggtcttttgaaattatgatgaaatctgcaattttcatttttgggggcaattgttgccatttttggtcagaaaattttgttctcaaaaaactattcatcacatagctttggttgacatgttcttagggatgatctgctgtgatatattcaaagtaattACTGGGAAATTACCTTCTCTGTCTGCTTTGCTGATGTCAACCTTCATGACAGCTTTGTGGAAGGTAGACAACAGAGTCACATCTTTCTTGTCATGCCACTTTATGGCTAGGAGGTTGCCACGGCGTCTGAAAATGCAATCTCCCCTCCCAAGCTTTGTTTTCACTCCATCGGGCATCTCAGCTCTGTTGATCCTGGCTGTTCCACACGACATGGTTCCCTCTGCCAAAAGAGTATCCATGAGATCTGGACTGGTGTAAAAGTTGTCCATGTATAATTTGTAGCCCTTGTTCAGCAGATTGCATTCATCAAGCAATCCCATGACAACTTCCTTGGTGCTAAATAACTGTAACAGGAGAGCCATGTTCATCAAAATGTTTACCAGTGTAGAAGCTGAGAGTTGATGTGTACCCGGAAACGCTTTCACATAGCTTGTAGGTTTTTATGCCAAACTTGTCAGGTTTGATTGGGATGTACACACGAAAACGTAGTTTCCCTTTCCAGCTATCATGGCTTCATCAATGGTGATATGTTGATGAGGGGTGTACACTGACCTGAATCTTGGCAGAACAGAGTCCAGGATCGGGCAAAGCTTGAATAGTGGATCATGGTGTGGTCGGCCTGGAGGGATgtagttgttgttattattcAAATGCAGCATCTCCAGTATCATCTCAAACCTGTCCCGACTCATGATTTCTCGGAAGCCTGGTGTCTGAAGAACTTGATCAGTCGACCAGTAAGTTTCAAGGTCGCGTTTCTCCACCAAGCCCATTGCTGTACATAGAGCAAGGAAAACTTTGATGTCAGCTTTGTTGCCATTTTCCCACTTCCGGAAGCGAGAGTACGTCGCGAGCAAACCACGGTCTTCGAGTACTGAAATCCGACTGGCAGCATAACGATTAGTTTCCTCAGCGATGTTTTCATAGTCGGCATCAGAAAAGAAAAGCTTAAAAAAATCTAACGGACGAACATCTGGGCCAAACGGGATGTTTTCGGGCGACGTAAGCCCCGGATTTCCCTCGAACGGCAGCTCAGTGAAGCCAGCTGGGTCGTCTTCAATGTTGACGTGCACGTCCCGTCTGAGCGACTTTTCACGTTCAGTAAGATCATTTTCGTCGTCACTCTGGCAGGGTTCGGTTGGAAAATCCCCATATCTGATTTCTTCTAGCGTCCATCCCTCAAAATCAATGGCATCATCGTCAGAATCGGCAAAAATATTTGCTAAAACGTCATCGgcggccgccattttgaattgatttAACCGACTAATTTTCTGTTCTATTTTCAGGTGATGACGTCACAGATGGTCACATGACATGGATTTTCCCGGGTCAGAAGTTGAAGGACATAGCGTACCTTTCATGGATTGGCTAGTTTTCCCgcctacatgtatttataaatgGACATCAACGTGAATAAATTATGCTAATAAAAACCGGCTATTCTCGGTATCCGCGCAGGCGCAGAGGGACATTTACACGGCAATTCTCGGTATCCGCGCTTTGAGGGTTAAGGTAGATCacgcttcggggacagatactctGACTTTTGAAACTTTGCCAATTCTTTTGTGATCTATCAATTTTGGGAGctcatttttagctccactgtcagcaaCGCGTAGCTTATTAGTTAGGTTAATTTTCCgttgtcgtccgtcaacaattgccttctcctctgaaaccgcaagtccgattgctttgaaatgttatatgcagttcacttgggatgacctcacttaagcttgttcaaattgtggtgaaattttgatatttcgggatttttttgctgtttttggtaaaaaaccttctcctctgaaactgcttgtccgattgctttgaaattagatatgcagtttgcttagggtgacttcagttagatttgttcaaatcatggtgaaatgtgcatatttatatttttaaggcaatttttgccatttttggtcaaacaatgtgTTTCTCATGAGGTATTTATGAtctctttgatatttggtatatagtcATAGGGGTGAGaacaatgtgatatattttgaATTATGATGAAACTTAGAATTTTGTTTTGGAGCTAATGTTTGCAGTTTATggtccaaaaatgtgtttctcaaaggTACAAGTCTGAtatgtctgatatttggtatatgggTTCATAGGGTTGACAAAaagtgatatattttgaaattatgatgaaattcataGGGATTAGAAAaagtgatatattttgaaatg from Ptychodera flava strain L36383 chromosome 12, AS_Pfla_20210202, whole genome shotgun sequence includes the following:
- the LOC139146291 gene encoding piggyBac transposable element-derived protein 4-like gives rise to the protein MALLLQLFSTKEVVMGLLDECNLLNKGYKLYMDNFYTSPDLMDTLLAEGTMSCGTARINRAEMPDGVKTKLGRGDCIFRRRGNLLAIKWHDKKDVTLLSTFHKAVMKVDISKADREGNFPVITLNISQQIIPKNMSTKAM
- the LOC139146293 gene encoding piggyBac transposable element-derived protein 4-like, translating into MAAADDVLANIFADSDDDAIDFEGWTLEEIRYGDFPTEPCQSDDENDLTEREKSLRRDVHVNIEDDPAGFTELPFEGNPGLTSPENIPFGPDVRPLDFFKLFFSDADYENIAEETNRYAASRISVLEDRGLLATYSRFRKWENGNKADIKVFLALCTAMGLVEKRDLETYWSTDQVLQTPGFREIMSRDRFEMILEMLHLNNNNNYIPPGRPHHDPLFKLCPILDSVLPRFRSVYTPHQHITIDEAMIAGKGNYVFVCTSQSNLTSLA